CTCCTAAGCATAGTTTCTGTTTACCTTCTCTTCTCGGCTGTTGTCCCTCAGGAAGATCTGCTTCTGCCTGGAGATGGAAGTTGTCTTGTAGTAGTCCACCAGCTTGTTTAGCGAGTGGAATTTCTCTGTCCACAAGTAATAGTTACCCTTTGAATCCCTCATCACTTTGAAGTGTTGCACATCATCTTCATGCCTGGATCCCATTGGAAAAGTAAGACATCATGAACCAGGTTGCACTTTTATCTtttttgaaaaagtcttccagaagAGTACCAAAGCTTCTTGCTTGGCCAAATCTAGACTTCTGGAAAGTAAAGCAATGGCAGTCCCTGTGTGTACTGGACCTAGATGTGGCTCTGTATTTCAAAAGACTCATCAATTACAAACATGGAATGCCACAGGGCTGCCCAGTCACAAAGCACTATCAGAACAAAGCGTAGGGTTTTAAAGCCTCTCCTTTGAAATAAAGGCCAGAGGAGCTTTCAGGGCCAAAAATAGCTAATAGCTTTATTCCATACTTTGTACAGGAGACAAAGGTGCAGTTGTAGTTTACCTACCAGCCTCTGCAGGTTCCTGTTAACATCCAGTCTGCATTGACTATAAGAGATGTATTATACCTTTTCACACCACAGGCATCACCACTACATGCAGACACAGTCACATGAAGCCATACACTGAGTTTTATAATTGTATAATATCTAGTGTAATATTATTACTACTGGTCATTCTCTgtacccaaaagaaaaaaaagaaggaattattaGTTGCTGTTACAAGCCAAATTAACAGTCTCAACCTTCTGCCCCTGCTTACCCCCTGCAAATCCTCTCCTCTTACCTCCTGTCTGATTTGGACAATTCTGCTTTGCACCAAATGTGACCTGGTTTTGGTACCCACCTCCTTGTTCTGTGCAACTCCAGGAATTCAAAACACTCGTCTCAGAGGCTACATCTGCACAAATAAACTAAacagggaccaggcagggactgaGTGCTATCCTGGAGTGCTACAGTCACACAAGTTGTCGGAGTGTTAGCATGGTTTTGGTCTAAACCAAAAAGCCCTCCTCTAGATAGAGCTGGGCCATGGTTAGAGGGACAGAGCAGACCAGGAACTGCTCGCAGTGAGCTGCTTGAATACAGCTGTTCTGTTCTGTGGGCTGAAGAGGGTTTAGCCATATGGATCTGAGCTCTGCCACATTGCCTGACCTCAGGGCCAGAGAAAGAGCCTGACTGTACTTAATTTATTGGTGTAGATGTAACCAGAATGTTTTCCTGCATTCCTCCCAGATACTTTTTGAGCTCCCTGAATCAGAAAGTGCACACTGCTTGGAAAAGACATTGCTAACCACTACTCTAATTTAAAACTGGTTATCaattttttgactgaaaattgGGAAACCATACATCATTTAAGAGCTCTGCTTTGAAGCAAATGCTCTGAGAAGGGCTGGGTTACAATAAGTTGCTGAAATGCAGCTGGGCTGCAAGCAACTTAAAGCCATTCCTGTCCAATGGCTGTTTAGTGACCTGTGGGAAATAAGTTAACAATGTAGTAGTCATCTCTTAATGGGTAGTAGTGGAATTTTTGGATTCAGTAACCAGAGCTGTCAGGGAATTAAAACAAATGGAAGGCACATGTTTTGCACTGTGGGAGATGTCCCATGTACCACTCTGCTTTGCTGCAGCTCTTTCAGAGAAGcaggtcaccaggggatggggcaTTCACTGTGTCACTTGAAAAGTGGCAGAAACATTTGGGAGTCAGATGCCTAATTTGTTCTCATtcacagcacagcagcactgccagtgACTGGCAGCATGCAAACTTCCCAAGAGGCTACGTCACATTAGGAATCCTGTCAAGAGGAGGCTAGGGACACCATTAAACAGGAAAAGACGCAGGAAAATGCTTTGAGAAGCAGATACCTGACAGAGATGGAGAAGTCACCGTGAGAGTTCTGACTGGCTCGGACGATGAAGGAGCCAACTCCTTTGCTCATGAGGATGTTCTCGGCTTCGTGGCGGGATATCCTCTCATCAAACCAGCTGTCAAGTGGGAAAAATCATGGAGATGTGAATAAGGAATGTGAATTAAGGtgaggaacaaaaaaattgaagGTAGGGAGAACGTGAATAAGCGGGGTGgaggaaagacaaaacaaaagaatcAGAGGAGCCCACATGACTACTCCCAGTGGCCACGTACACGCGAAGGTACAGGGTTTTGATGGGTGCAGACCATTTTCTTTGAGCAGTAAAAGCATGTAGATGCAAAGAGAACAATGTAAGCTTTGGCCTGCTAAGAGGCAACACTCAGCTGAAACTGTAATTACAGGCACAGTACAGTAAGGTGTTAgtcaaagaaattttaaattacaaatgtgtatgtacatatacatacacacataattCTCAGACGTATACATCAAATTGCTTTTGGTAAACTGATGGAAAATTACTGGACTGTGATGGATATATTGCAAGTGGCACACAAATTTTTAGCAGAAGCAAGCCATGAAAGTTTTAGTACTAATAAATTGGTTCCTGCAAGAGTTATAGTACCACAAAATCGCAGAAATACAGAATACATAAGCACACTTACGTAAATTTAGCCAGGCATAACAAACGATAGTATAAACCACTGGACAAATAATGAGAAAGTCACcataaatagtaaaataatacaGTGCCAATAGGAATttttcagtacagaaaaaaatgatcATGTACACTTATATATGTCCACTCCAGAGCTAATAAGATCTACAATCTGCCATCTTCTGCTTTTATGTAATGCTTAATTGTCTGTATTGCATTAAAATTAAGGACTGATAGTTTCATAAGCTCTGTCATTTCCACTTTTGAGTTTCGTTATACTACTTCTTACTATCATCACAGTTTACCTATGTATCATTAGCAAAGGGAAATCAGACTTTATTAAGCATTGATAACTGGTCTCAATgattacttgagaagacaaagataaaaaaatccaGCCCATCAAAAATAGGAGACAGCTTTCTTCCCTACGTCTGGTTCTAGCATCTGGCCTGAACTGCTTCAAAGTGCAGACCTGCTACTCAGAAAAGTGTCaaagtggaaatatttcttcacagcTCTTGCACAGAGAAAGCATCATGAGGAAAATGTGTGTGAAAAAAGAAGCTGCTAGTGTCGCTGCATGATGCCACAGCCCTGTAAAAGAGCGAACAAGAACAACTGACTGGGAGATCTCATCCCCCTGAGGCTCAAAAGTACAAGCCCACATTTGCACAGCAAACTAATAATTAATGTCCTTCAGCTCAGCCAAGCAGACTGGCTTATGTCCAAAAAGGCCGGTAAGTGCCACCTCCAAAGGGGACAGTGGCACTTATTTGTACCCTCAAAATCCCTCTGCACTCCCAGCTTGCCTGCTTAGGGCACCAATGTGTTACAGCTAGCAGTACCAGGCTTGGTGCATGCTCTGCCTGTTCGCTCCTGAAATGCTGCAGCACTTTTTCAAAAGAGGACAGTTAGAGGGGCTTCAAGGGAGCATTTCTGCCAGCTGAAAGGAAAAGGTTGTAAAAATGCCATGCATTGTCATATTTATGGCACAGGGCCGGACAGCACATTTAACATGCATTTAAACACCTATCAGTCCTTTCTGAAAGTGCAGTGCCATCTACTCAGTGGGAAGAGAGAGATGAAGGTATGCCTGTCCTCTGACAGATCTATGTTTGGGTGTGCAGTCACGAAACGTGGagaagggtgtgtgtgtgtgtgtgtgtctgcatgtgtgtggGAGCAGGGCGGCATGTCTGGTCTATCATCTCTGTCAATCCATGAGTAACACCAGCTGTCACATTTCACGTAGCATTGCACTGACCTCTAGTGTATCGGGAGAAACTCACACACACTTTGCGGGGGGAGGAAATGCGGATGGCAGGATGGGGAGTTAATGTAGTTAAGAGTCGGGGGGGGAGGGAATTACATTTTTGTAATTCATTTTCAGAGAGATCTCTTGCTCTTCCTTTTGTGCTCAGCCTCTGTCTCTGTTGCCAAGACTTCGCATCATGACTATTCTCCTCCTGTCCGAGGAGATCTAAATGCAGTTCCTGCCACATCCCAGTGACATTCCTCTGAGCAACAGTAACAAAGGAGTCACTTGGGAGTGATAGAAAGCATTGAGAACCATTCAGCTCTGAAAGAACAGAGAATGCTTCAGAGTAGAAATAAGGTGTGCTGGCAGAACTGCATATAGCATTATGGCAATCCTTGCCAGCCTTAAACTGTAGTATGTTATAACCAGTGCTTCCTCTATCATGTCTTCctttgtgcatgcacacacacatgctcttgACAGCACTCTGTGGAAATGTGCCATGGTAGGTGCACACAGTTTTCGTGACACTTACGGGGGAACGTGAAAATCAATGAAGTTCTTAGGAACGTAGCCCTCTTGACTTCTGAGCTCAGCCTTGTACCACTCTTCCTGAGAGCTCAAAACCTGCAATGGAGAGATGGATGGAATAAGCATGTCTCCTGAGAAAGGCAAAAGTAACCAAGATTCTGGCAGAAACCTCGAATTTCTTGTAAGAATAGAACTCCACATATGCTCTACTTCCTACCCACTGTGCAGCAAGGTTAGTGGCTGATGACCACTTCAGAGCAAACAAAGCAATAAAGAAGGCCAAGGAGAATTAGAGGGATTGCTTGTAACTTTATTCCTTCATCTGAATGCCTGTCCAGGTGGCTGGGGATGCTGTCTGCATGTCTCTGATGTCTGTGAAATGGAGAAATTCAGCTCTGAAGGACTTAATAGGGGCTTAAGGAGttctctgtgctgcttttaaTAGTTGGTACTGAAGCATCTCAGTTTCACAAGGGAGGAAGGAAACTGTGAAAACTCCTCTGACATGTATGGGTATGGAGGGATATACAgctatatctctgtgtgtgtgcattatGACTGCACAGATGTTACCATGTGATCTCACATGTCATTTCACAAGAGATTATTCAGTGGGTTAAGTCCTCAGCTGCCCTGAGCTTTGCCAAGGTAGATAAAAGGAGGAggcaaaaagtattttaaagccacTATAATACTTAAGAGATTGTAGGATAGCAGGAAGCCAGCCCACAGCACACACTGGAGCAGCTTCAAGTGGTGCGCACATTAATGTTGACTGTAATGGTCCTTAGGGACTGCACTGCTGACCAGGGACTGTCCAAATTCACTGCTCCCTGGCTGATGGTCCCTGATATAGCCCTAAGCTAGAGGAGAAAGGACAGGGATACAACCACATTGTCATTTTACTGCAAATGTTGTGgtctttggtgttttgtttgaCATTCCAACTCCTGGGACAGAATTCCGCTTTATGAAATAGAATATGTTTCtattctctctggttttggagAGGAGCCTGAAAGCATGAGCCGTGACAGttttaaaaggagaaagcaaGTGGAAAAGACTTAATTTAAAATCTAttattaacaataataatactTGTTTTGTAAGCCAGTCTCATGTTTTTGAGAGTCTAACGCACATTCTAACTTGCTTGGCGTTGGCAACAGGATGTTAGTGTCTCTGGAGCCAATGCTCCATTGCCTGGCCTGCCACGTAGGCCTTTTTTATGCATTATGGATACAGAAAGGTTGGGGAATAGAAAGCTGTGAAGTTCCCTGCTTGTATAGTCACTGCTTCCCCCATCCCTGGGTGCTGGTTTAAGGCTCTTTTGCTGCTGTGGCCAACCAAAGGGGATGATAGCTACTCCCTGCTCACGCTCAGGCCCTGCTCTGTTGGTGGCAAAGTTTCCAGAAAGACCCACCTGCTGGTTCTcggtgcagggctggcaggtTTCTCTCAGTGTGTCATCCTCTCAGAGAAGGATGTGTGGGGGGGTGAGAGGGTGAATTTCCTCCTGTCACTGCTGGTTGAGGGCCTCATGTTTCCTGTTTTCTAATCTCTACATCAATACTGTTCATCTTATCTCCTTTATAAATCAGAAAAGACAGCCAGCAGGTTGTGCAGGCAGCAGGACGGGGCTCATGACGGGGTATGAATGTATGTGTGCGTATGCCAGAAGAGAGATGTTACTCAGGCTAATTTACTATTACTCTGGCTAGGGCGGCCAAGGTGTTACCTTGTTTACCTTGTTTACCAGCAAGAGGCAGTCTGACTTTTCTGGTAGTGAAGTCTCTGTGACAACTAATAACACCGATGTGTAGTGTTATTTGACACTTTTCATCAGTAGCTTCCAACGTACTTTGAAAGGAAGCTCTAGCTTATAATGATTTTACaggaagggaaactgaggaacagaaggaaaagtgATCTGGCCAACACCATCACCCTGGCCAGGGACTTGGTGAAACCCCAGTCTCCTGAGGAAGAAGATACCAGGTAAAGATCACGGGACAGTAGGGACATGGGGACTGCTCTTGACCTAGGGAAGAATTAGGAATGAGAGTGTTCATCTGTGCTGAAGAGAGGCAGTGATTTATCAGAACCTTCTCATAGCTCTCTGGAAAAAGCCGGTATTTGATCTTAATGAGTTCTGGATACCGTCAGCTTTGTCTAAGCTTCAGGAATTAAGAggccaataaaataaaaaatggtggTGATGGAAGAGGCAAGGCTGAGACCCAATATCTGGTTATTAACTAGAACAGCAGGGATGGTACAGGAAGGTAGTGAAGGCTCCCTGGCCAAACAAGGGTTTAGATCCTATTATTGTACAACATCCCTTTGGACAGTAGAGGAGTTAAGGCCTTAGAGAGGAGTTATACTCAGGCATTTTCAACTGAAACAGAACAGCTACGCTGCGGGCTGAGAAGTGGATAAATAGTTAGGGTGGAGCAGCGTATGACTTCATCTGTGGGACTTCGGTAGGGTTAACAAGAACTGTTCTACCATAACACAGGCAAATAAACTTTAAAGAGACTCTTACATGCTCTGTATTGGGTATGATCAACTCTACTTCTGCCATTCCCCCACTGCTAAATTCCTGCAAGGGTGTATATAATATTATTAGCCCAGGACCTCTTAAACTCTTCCATTATGTGTGTAACAGACTGTCTCATGGACTTTTCCTCTCCTATTTGCAATTGCCCAAAACCCCTGTGGTAACTAACAGTAATTACTTACAGTGAAAAGTTAGGTATAAGTTCTATAATGCATGATAACTATCTTTTAAACAGTTTAAGAGCTGGAAATAAGGAAGACAGCAATCTCTCTGGACCACACTCATCCTGCCTGCCTTTAGACATAGTCATCCTAAACGTAGTCACCCTAGACTACCTACATAGTCAATGAAAACAGACAGGACCCTCAAAATTTGTCTGCCGAAGAACTGGATCTCTGCCCCAGCAAAGGCACTTATCCTTCCCTGCTGACTACTGGAGGACTGTAGAGCAACCAAATCCATAGTTTATGGACCTAAAATCAAGTGAAGTGGACACAGACTCAAGCGACCTGGGAATTGTTGGTTGACCTATAGCAAGCCCTATGCGAGATGAGTATCCTGCATTTGTATCCCAGTTTATAGACGTCTGCCTTCATCTGTTTTGTCAAGGCAAATGGGAGCATAGAAAGATCTGGCAGCACTCTCAGAAATGCTGCTGCTCAGAAAATTGCAGAAAGTCAAGCCTGGGCTGCACTTACCTTCAGCATATCCCCAGCCTGGAAGCTCAATTCATCCTCTCCAGAAGCACTGAAATCAAACTTGGCGATGGCTTCCATACTGTTTCTTGGTGGCAGAGCAAAGCTGGAAGAAGTATATACTTGTCAACATCTACGAGCTGCTGAGTCTGCTGAGTCTAGCCTCTAGAAAGCTTATAGGCAATGCTGTGATTTGTACATGGGTGAGCATGCACCAACCATTGGTAGACGTTAGTTACTAGACATGGAAAGACATTAGCAGGTAGAAGACATGGCATGGCCAAGAGGCTATAATTAGCTCAAGTCAGTAGTTCAAACAACCCATTGTTTGAACAATGGGTTCAGttctctttctctgcagcaaTCTCGCAGAGAAGTTTGCACACATCACCCAAATAAGCTGGTAGCAGGGAAAAATCTTTTGTATAGACCAACCACTACTCTGTCACAGTTCCCAATGAAGCAAGTGACTCTGTCATGCAATAGAAGAATGCATTTGCCCTCTGCAGTGACTTACTCTTTATTTCAAGAGTGAGACAAATTGCGGACAAAATGAACAGCCtgcaataaatacaattttttcttgGACAGGGACCACAATACTGAAGGttgaaagagatttttctctgtgatGGCTTAGCATGGGTGACCATAACTTTCAGCTAGGAAAAACTGTTTGCAGAAAGGCTATATTCCCCATTTTGGAGCAGACAGAGAGTGAAACTGTAGCACTGACGAATTTAAGGCACGCTCTTACCCTACCTCAGTGTTGGTAACCCAAGAGCCTGAAATGTACCAGACTGCCTGCAAACCAAAGCCCGCTTTTCATCAGCAGAGCAGATGTGGCAGGGGAAGTAGCAACATGAGTTTCGCTTCTTCACCACTTCCTGCTCATGTAACTCAGATGTACCCCAGCAGGACCACTTCTATAATCAAGAGTTACTCATTTCCCATGACTGGCTCATGGACCCTGCAGCCCAGTGGTGAGGCTGCCAGTAACAAGACAAGAAATAGCTAGGCACTGCCACATTAAGCAAGTGCACTGCTGGTAGATGCTCTTGCAGTCCAGCTTGTGAAGACCATCAGACAGCTCCAATGTAGAAGTAATTTTTATGGTTACTAAGCTATGTTCATCTGGGAACAATGGTCCTGAAGCCAAAGGTTCCATTACCTAGCTTCATCTCTCACAAAACCACCCAGGTTTACGGCTTGAGAAGTGCCAACTTGCCTGATCCAAAACATTCTTAACCAGAAAACCCTAGAAAGAAACCGTAGGAACAACCCTAGTTAGGGAGCTATTTCTTATCTCCTGTTAGAACTGAGATGAGATCCCCAAAATATAAAGGGCTTATACTGAGCAAGCTCCAAAATTATACCACTTTAAAATCAACAGGCTACTGTACTCCTCCTTCTCTGCAATACCTGCTGTAAGCTTCCTCCTTTGACACGCAACCCAGGATTTAACTACCTGTGTACCAAGGATCCAGGGCCCAGCTCTGATACAGTGCAACTTGACTCAAACTGCTGAGAATGAGCTGGGAGAAAGTCTGCAGGGCAAAAATTATAGACAGAGATAGGACTGTTGAGACGGCACCAGCAGTAGCCCAgggattcaagaggaaaaaaaccaacatgggAAGATATAAAatctcagaggaaaaacaaaaccacaggaggTTTAGTTGGGAACCAGTCACGAATCATTGGGGGCACTGAGTTGAGTTGTCAGTGCCATCAGTCCTGACCCAGCTGGTGGCAGATGGCAACCATGGAGGCCGACTCTTACCTCCTAATTGATGCCTGCCTCACCAGCAAAGACTCTTCAGATGCCTTTACACAGGTGAGGAGTATGCTAATGCTTAGCCTAATATTTCATTAAATCCTAGGTAGCTTCTCTGTGTGTTAACTCTATAAAGCAGTTATTTATTGGCTAAGCTGTGTGTTTCTTACTTGCACAGTCCCTTTGCACTTGACTAAAGATGCCCAGATAAAGTGATCCACAAGAGGGGCTGTAACATCACTGGAGATTAGTTCTAAGATTTGTTACATCTCATTTCTAACTATGAAAAGATCTTCACGTGCTTCCTATT
This genomic interval from Calonectris borealis chromosome 1, bCalBor7.hap1.2, whole genome shotgun sequence contains the following:
- the GRAP2 gene encoding GRB2-related adapter protein 2 isoform X2 — translated: MEAIAKFDFSASGEDELSFQAGDMLKVLSSQEEWYKAELRSQEGYVPKNFIDFHVPPWFDERISRHEAENILMSKGVGSFIVRASQNSHGDFSISVRHEDDVQHFKVMRDSKGNYYLWTEKFHSLNKLVDYYKTTSISRQKQIFLRDNSREEKERHSGSLERMGWEGFHLGGAAGEDHSSTAKRYVEHPIPILQQQQDRYGGSLDRKDGLHGLRDHGQGNAAAMQRRHTDPLHQQTPRTLWVRALYDFDAVEHDELGFRSGDILEVLDSSNPSWWKGRLRGELGLFPANYVTPVPL